One window of the Lactococcus lactis genome contains the following:
- the hisIE gene encoding bifunctional phosphoribosyl-AMP cyclohydrolase/phosphoribosyl-ATP diphosphatase HisIE: protein MRPDFHKQELIPVIVQDYQTNQVLMLAYTNEVAFEKMLETGETWFWSRSRQKLWHKGEESGHFQKIKGMRLDCDQDTLLVFVEQIGNACHTGAYSCFYDELIPFDDSDIFRELEKQIVDRKLHPVEKSYTNYLLGEGIDKVLKKVGEEASEVIIASKNSDKGELLGEIDDLLYHLFVLMNQQGISLEEVRQKAKERHQLEGNKKEFHTRTAD, encoded by the coding sequence ATGAGACCAGATTTTCATAAGCAGGAACTTATTCCTGTTATTGTTCAAGATTATCAAACAAATCAAGTATTAATGCTTGCCTATACAAATGAAGTGGCTTTTGAGAAAATGCTTGAAACTGGTGAGACTTGGTTTTGGTCACGTTCACGACAAAAACTTTGGCACAAAGGAGAAGAATCAGGTCATTTTCAAAAAATAAAAGGAATGCGTTTGGATTGCGACCAAGATACTTTACTGGTTTTTGTTGAACAAATTGGTAATGCTTGCCATACTGGTGCTTACTCTTGTTTTTATGATGAACTTATTCCTTTTGATGACTCTGATATTTTCAGAGAGTTGGAGAAGCAAATCGTCGACCGAAAGTTACATCCAGTCGAAAAATCTTATACGAATTATTTGCTTGGAGAGGGCATTGATAAAGTATTAAAAAAAGTTGGTGAAGAAGCAAGTGAAGTGATTATTGCTAGTAAAAATTCAGATAAAGGAGAACTTTTAGGAGAAATTGATGATTTACTTTATCACTTGTTTGTATTAATGAATCAGCAAGGTATTTCTCTAGAAGAAGTACGGCAAAAAGCAAAAGAACGGCATCAGCTAGAGGGAAATAAGAAGGAATTTCATACAAGGACGGCAGATTAA
- the hisF gene encoding imidazole glycerol phosphate synthase subunit HisF: protein MLTKRIIPCLDIKNGKVVKGINFVGLREIGDPVELAKIYEEQCADEIVFLDITASFEEREIIGELIGRAARELSIPLTVGGGIRSIDDFRRILARGADKVSVNSAAIENPELIRQAANEFGVQCVVVAIDAKKRADHRGYDVYIKGGRENAGLDLVDWAKKCERLGAGEILLTSMDKDGTKTGYDLEMLNDVCTAVNIPVVASGGCGKISDIVEVFQNTRSDAALVASLFHYGEATVDEVKDELIKNNIPARIIKKETL, encoded by the coding sequence ATGCTAACTAAAAGAATCATCCCTTGTCTTGATATTAAAAATGGTAAGGTTGTTAAGGGAATCAATTTTGTGGGTTTAAGAGAAATAGGTGATCCAGTGGAATTGGCCAAAATATATGAAGAACAGTGTGCAGATGAAATTGTTTTTCTTGATATTACAGCATCTTTTGAAGAACGTGAAATTATTGGTGAATTAATTGGTCGGGCGGCGCGTGAACTTTCAATTCCATTAACCGTTGGTGGAGGAATTCGTTCAATTGACGATTTTAGAAGAATTCTTGCTAGAGGAGCTGATAAAGTATCCGTCAACTCAGCTGCAATTGAAAATCCTGAACTTATTCGTCAAGCGGCTAACGAATTTGGCGTTCAATGTGTTGTTGTTGCTATTGATGCTAAAAAACGAGCAGACCATAGGGGATATGATGTCTATATCAAAGGTGGGCGTGAAAATGCAGGTCTTGACTTAGTTGATTGGGCTAAAAAGTGTGAAAGATTAGGAGCAGGCGAAATTTTACTAACCTCAATGGATAAGGATGGAACAAAGACAGGCTACGATTTGGAAATGCTGAATGACGTTTGTACTGCTGTTAATATTCCTGTTGTAGCAAGTGGCGGTTGTGGGAAGATTTCGGACATTGTTGAAGTTTTTCAAAATACAAGAAGCGATGCTGCCCTTGTTGCTTCATTATTTCATTATGGCGAAGCAACAGTTGATGAAGTTAAAGACGAACTTATAAAAAATAATATTCCAGCAAGAATTATTAAGAAGGAGACATTATGA
- a CDS encoding rhodanese-related sulfurtransferase — translation MTQDYRVLLYYQYVPIEDGETFAQKHLADCKELGLKGRILVADEGINGTVSGTIEQTNAYMELMKNDPRFSSTIFKIDEAEQNAFKKMHVRYRPELVNLSLEDDVNPLELTGTYLDPKEFREAMLDENTVVIDARNDYEFDLGHFRGAIRPEIRSFRELPQWIRDNKEQFMEKRVLTYCTGGIRCEKFSGWLVREGFKDVGQLHGGIATYGKDPEVQGDLWDGQMYVFDSRIAVPINQKEHVIVGRDWFDGSPCERYINCGNPECNRQMLASEENEAKYLGACSHECRVHPNNRYIKAHQLSNQEVQERLALLEKDLAS, via the coding sequence ATGACTCAAGATTATCGAGTTTTATTATATTACCAATATGTCCCAATTGAAGATGGAGAAACTTTTGCCCAAAAACACCTCGCAGACTGTAAAGAATTAGGTTTAAAAGGACGCATTTTAGTTGCTGACGAAGGAATTAACGGAACTGTTTCTGGTACTATCGAGCAAACAAATGCCTACATGGAATTGATGAAAAATGACCCTCGCTTTAGCTCAACAATTTTCAAAATTGATGAAGCCGAGCAAAATGCTTTTAAGAAAATGCATGTCCGTTATCGCCCTGAATTAGTTAATTTAAGTTTAGAAGATGACGTCAATCCCTTGGAACTTACTGGGACTTATCTTGATCCAAAAGAGTTTCGTGAGGCCATGCTTGATGAAAATACAGTAGTGATTGATGCACGAAATGATTATGAATTTGACTTAGGACATTTTCGTGGCGCTATTCGTCCAGAAATAAGAAGTTTTAGAGAACTTCCACAGTGGATTCGAGATAACAAAGAACAATTCATGGAAAAACGTGTTTTAACCTACTGTACCGGTGGAATACGTTGTGAAAAATTTTCAGGATGGCTCGTTCGGGAAGGCTTCAAAGATGTTGGTCAACTTCACGGAGGAATTGCCACATACGGAAAAGACCCAGAAGTTCAAGGAGATCTCTGGGACGGACAAATGTATGTTTTTGATAGCCGAATCGCAGTTCCAATCAACCAAAAAGAACATGTCATTGTCGGACGTGATTGGTTTGATGGAAGCCCATGTGAACGTTACATCAATTGCGGAAATCCAGAATGTAACAGACAAATGTTAGCTTCAGAGGAAAACGAAGCAAAATATCTTGGTGCTTGTTCACATGAATGTCGAGTTCATCCCAATAACCGTTACATCAAAGCCCACCAACTATCAAATCAAGAAGTTCAAGAACGTCTTGCGCTACTTGAGAAAGATTTAGCATCATAA
- a CDS encoding histidinol-phosphatase: MKKLDYHFHSHFSADSEELPRKHVTEAIAHGLEEICFTEHRDFYFPGMDFSLNLPEYFQEINQLQAEFKDKIKIKIGLEMGIDLRFKSEINQFIDSAPFDFVIASVHEIGDIEVYDGTEFYLQKTKEEAQREYLLACLDVVQNFENYNSFGHLDYVARYGPYTDKSIKFAENREILFEILRALASKEKALEINTRLFDDPKTEQFYSDLLINFKRLGGKFITLGTDSHIAKRDWLSIHKARTLIKKAGFHELATFSGMKIDKNKKSIKK, from the coding sequence ATGAAAAAATTAGATTATCATTTCCACTCTCATTTTTCGGCTGATAGTGAGGAGCTTCCTAGAAAGCATGTGACAGAAGCTATAGCACATGGTTTAGAAGAAATTTGTTTTACAGAGCATCGAGATTTTTATTTCCCAGGAATGGATTTTTCATTAAATCTACCTGAATATTTTCAAGAAATTAATCAATTGCAAGCGGAATTTAAAGATAAAATTAAAATAAAAATTGGCTTGGAAATGGGAATTGATTTACGTTTTAAATCAGAAATTAATCAGTTTATTGATTCGGCTCCTTTTGACTTTGTGATTGCCTCTGTTCATGAAATTGGAGATATTGAAGTTTATGACGGAACAGAATTTTATCTACAGAAAACAAAAGAAGAAGCACAAAGAGAATATCTTTTAGCTTGTTTAGATGTTGTTCAAAATTTTGAGAATTATAATTCATTTGGTCATTTAGATTATGTTGCTAGATATGGGCCTTACACGGATAAATCAATAAAGTTTGCAGAGAATCGGGAGATTTTATTTGAAATCTTGCGGGCTTTAGCTTCAAAAGAAAAAGCATTAGAAATAAATACTAGATTGTTTGATGATCCGAAAACTGAACAATTTTATAGTGATTTATTGATTAATTTTAAAAGATTAGGTGGAAAATTTATAACTTTAGGAACGGATAGTCATATAGCAAAGCGTGATTGGCTTTCAATTCATAAAGCAAGAACTTTAATTAAAAAAGCTGGTTTTCACGAACTAGCAACTTTTAGTGGGATGAAAATTGATAAAAATAAAAAGTCTATTAAAAAATAA